Genomic DNA from Planktomarina temperata RCA23:
TCAGTAATTTCTGGCGCTTCCCAGTGTGACATGCTCACGTGCATCGCTTGATTTCCTTTACTTCAAATTTAAGACCATAGGATAATTAATAAACGCTTCGTCAGTGATTGGTGTAAACGTACCTGTTTCCACTATTGCTCCAGCTTCCGCTCTTAAGCGCGTAAGTTCCTGATCTTCTGAGAAACTCTTAAGATGTGCTTCACTTTCAAAATGAATGACTGTGTGTAGCATGCTGTCATCATCTTTTTGCGTTC
This window encodes:
- a CDS encoding DUF3764 family protein; amino-acid sequence: MLVVTTIRLSKGFKAWKDMVHSVGDKMKEHGMTFVFAGTQKDDDSMLHTVIHFESEAHLKSFSEDQELTRLRAEAGAIVETGTFTPITDEAFINYPMVLNLK